The DNA sequence GGCCGAAACCGGCGCTTCGATCGAGGCCTGAATGTCGAGTTTAGAGTCTGTCAAAGTGTTCATCTTCTTTCCCTGCGGTTGCCGAATAAGCAACCGATTAGTTGCATTATAGGATAGATTCCATCTTTATGCAACTTTTCTGTTGCATTTTCTCAAAAAAGTGTCTTGGGACCCAAAATGAACCAATTCGGAACACGAACGTAAAACCTTCTCGTGCTCAGCTCGTTGATCGCCGCCGTCGCCCTGGCCCAAACTCCAGTCCAAACTCCGGTTCAGGTTCCCTCATTCTCCCAAACCGTCCTTCAGGACTTCCAAACCTGGGATGCCGACCACGACGGAACGTTGACGCAAGCCGAGGTTGACAAAGCCGCTCTCGATCCCAAGTTTCACGGCGCAGACGCCGCTGCCCTGGCCGCCCTACATAGGTGGCTGATCGCGGTCGATGGGCCCGCACCGACGCTCACGAAAGATTGGTTCCAGAACTACAAGCCGGTCGTGTTTCGCGCTACCAAAGGCTCGACTGCACAGGAAAAGAAGGAGCAGCGCAAGGCATTCACCTCTAATCCCGGCTCGCTCCAAGGCACCTTCGTCGCCGGTTATCGAAAGCTGTCGCGCATGACCCAGACCCCGCTTTTCGCTGACAGCCCCGAGCTGTCCGACATTCGACAGGGCGGCCTCAGCGACTGCTACATGCTCGCTCCTCTTGGCGCGCTCGTCCACCGTAATCCCAGCGACGTCAAGAACATGATCGTCCCGAATAGCAACGGTTACACCGTCAAGTTCGCCGACGGCCAGACCGTCCAGGTTAGCCTGCTCACCGATACCGAACTCGCGATGGTCGGGTCGTCGATCAAGGAAGGGCTCTGGATTCGCGTGATGGAGAAAGCCTACGGCACCCGCAAGATCGCCGACGGCGAGACCAAAGTCGCCACCGATAGCATGCACGGTGGCAACAGCGGTGTCGCCGGAAAGGCGTTTACGGGGCACAAATTCAAGGGAATCAAGCTGATTGGCGACTTCCAAAAGGAGGTTTCGACCCAAACGCTCGACGCCAAAATGGCTGAACTGAGAACCGACATTCCCAAAGCCGCCGCGGAGCACAGGCTGATGACGGCAGGCACCCCGAAGAAGGATATGCCGAAGAGCATTTCACCTAACCACGCATACGCTGTGTTCGGCTACGATGCAAAAACTGACCGGATCACCCTTTGGAATCCGCACGGAAACGACTTCACGCCAAAAGGCCCCGAAGGTCCGACGAATGGCTACAAGATTGACGATGGGGTCTTCTCGATGCCGCTCGACATGTTTGTCCGTACCTTCGGCAACATCCAGTTCGAACAGGGCGAATAGTCTCCCTGTTCACTGCGCCCTGCGAACTGTGCTCTATCCTCAGCGCTTCAACAGCCGCACATCGTAAAACCCACCCGCTAGCCACACTTTGGCCACGAATCGGACGGTCACCAGGCCGTCCTTCCGTGCCGCCAATGCCTCAGCCGGGATCGGATAGCGAACCTCGAAAAACTTCCCAGGCTTATCACCCACCAGCGCCTGCGTCGAAATCAGATGGTCGTTGACGAAGATGTCGAACGTCCGACCATTGTCGCCACCCGAGTAGGTCACCGCCAGATCGACCTTGTCGAACCCCTTCGGGTTCAAGGTGTACTGCACGACCTTGCCATGCCGCCAGCGCCGACCGTTGAAGAACCCAGTCTCCAGGCCCTCGCCCTTCATCTGGTGGTCGACTTCTGGCTGCTGCTCGCCGACGGCCACCGAATCCAGGGTCGCCGCCTCGCGCGCCAACTTCGCCTTTTCCTCTTCCGCCAGCCGCTTCTGCCGCTCGGCGAATCCCTCCGAGGTCATCACTTCCCAATACATTTGATAGCGGCTCTCCTGCAGGCGGAAAAACGGCACGAGCGATAGCCCCGCTTTCGAAGTCGGCTCAACGACGTCGGTCAACCGAAAATGGAGCGGACCCCCGCTCGGATCGGGCACAACATGCGTCGGCAAGGCCTTTTGCCATGTGATCAGCACCGGCGCTTTGTCCAGCGGCACTACCGGTCCCTGCGCAATATGGTCACCTCGTCCCGCTCCAGCGTGCAGACCGGTCTGGTCTTCCGTCCCCGATGGATGCACCAACACGATTGGCCCGTGCAGGATCGCGTACCAATCCGACTGATCGGGCAGTTCTTCGACCGTCGTCCGCATCGGCAGGCTCAGTTCGACCTTGTCGCCATCGTGCCACTGCCGACGCACCCCAATGTAGGACGAAGATTTCGACGGCGCGTCCACCTTCTTGCCGTTAACCTTGATGACAAACCCCTCGTCCGAAACCCAGCCAGGATGTCGCAGAATCAGCGAGTACTCCATTGGCTTTTTCATGTGCAGGGTTAGCGTCGTACGCTCTTCATCCGGGAACTTCGTCTCCTGGCGCACCACCAAATCAGTACCGGGCACTTTCAGTTCCGATGGAATGAAGAGGTTCACGTAGAGGCCGTCTTTCGCTTTTGCATAGATGAACTGCCCATACCGGCCCGGGTTCTCCATTCCGGTCCCAACGCAACACCAGAACGACTCACCCGGCGTCGAATACACGCGGTAGTGCTCCGGCCGGATCGGCGTAAAGTACACGTAGCCCGGATGCTCCGGGTCGATCGACGCCAAGATGTGGTTGTACAGCGCCCGTTCGTAAAAGTCGGCGTACTTCGCGACCGGATCGGTGGCAAATAACCCCTCCGTCAGCCGAAGCATGTTGTAGGTGTTGCAAGTCTCCGGCCCCTCCCGGTGCTCCAGCATCCCCTGGAAGTCCTTCGGATCGTTGAAGTGCTCCGACACGCTATTCCCGCCGAACGCCACGCTTCGATGCTGGGTCACGCGATCCCAAAAGAACCGTGCCCCGCTGTCCTCCCGCTCGTCCCCGTCCAACGACGCGATCTTCTCGAAGCCGATCACCTTGGGAATCTGAGTATTGGCATGCAAGCCGGTCAGTTTGTCCTGGTGATTCTCCAGCGGATCGAGGATCGCCTCGTGCGAAAACTTCTTCGCCGCCGTCAGATACCTCTCGTCGCCGGTGATGGCATAAACATCGGCCAAAACCTCGTTCATGCCGCCGTGCTCCTGCGTCATCATCCGTTGCATCTGCTCGTCGCTGAGGCCGGAGATTTCCTTGCACGCCCAGTCGGCGTATTTCACCAGCACGTCCCGCGCCTTCTGGTTCCCCGCCACCTCGTAGGCGTCCCGCAGACCGGCAAACGTCTTGTGCAGGTTGTACCAAGGCACCCATTTGTCGAAAACCGCCTCGACGTGCCCCGCCGCCACCTTCGCCCACAGTTCCTTACTGCCCGGAACGCCGCCGATGTACCCATCCCCCGACGCCTTCTGACACTCGGCAAGCTCGTCCACCATGTAGTCCAGGCGACGCTTCATTTCGTGGTCCTTCGTGTCTTCGCCGCTAGCGATCATGTCCGCCAGGGCCGAAAGGTAGTGCCCGCCAGTGTGTCCGTCCAGGCCCATGCTCTCCCAGTTTCCGTAGGACTCCTTTCGCGGTTTCAAACCAGCCTCGCGTCGAAACGGTGCCAGCAAACGGTCCGCATCCAACGCCAGCACATACTTTCGGTTCGCCTCAACCGCCTTGGTGAACGGGCTCGGCAAAAGCCGAACCGCGCTGAGCGGAAACATCTGTGCCGGAGTCGGGAGCGAGCCGTGGGAAAGCATCATTGCAGTTAGGGCGATTATAACCATAGCGGGTTGCCTATGAGTGGTTTACCCTACGTGCTTAGAATGGAACCTTCTCCGCTTGCGATTCGCCACCCATTTAAGCGAGCGACTTCCTCTGAAGGCCGACCAACCCTGATGAGAGTTGGTCGGCAACGAACTACGGCGCGACCGCAACCGAGCCAAACAGCCCGCTGGATTCGTCATTGGGACCAGCGGTAAAGAACAAGGTCGTCGTTGACCCCGCACTGGCCCCATTGCCAAACGACAGACCCCAAAGACCGTCGATCACGATGGGGTTTCCTCCCGCATCGTGCAAGGTCGCGATAAGATTCCCGGTGGTCGCATCGTAGGCGTTGATTTTGCCGTCGCCAAAGTTGCCGACCAAAAGAGCGTTCGATGCCGCTCCAAACGACGAAGGCGCCTTCGCCAAGCCCCACGGAGCATTGAGCGCTCCATTGCTGACCAGACGCTTGTTCAGCGTCCCGTCCTCGTTAAAGACATCGACATAGCCAAACCCTGCGCCTTTGACGTCATCCACCTTATTGGCGTCTTGCTTGGCGTAGCTGACGTAGATCAGACTGCCGATGGCCTGGATGCCGAACGGACCGTAACCGGCCGGGATGCTTGGATCGGTGAACGAATTCACCAGCGCGAACGATCCGTCGAAGACGTCCACCATTCCCGAATGGAAGTTGGTTGCATAGAGAGAGGTCCCCGACGAGGACATCGCCAAGCCCTTGTAGATCGCTCCCGTTCCCGATAGATCGTTGACGGCCACGGCTGAAGTTCCAGAATTCCACGCAGAAAGAACGCCGTCCTCGGTCACAAAAATAAACCTGGTCGTGAGGACACCCGAAATCAGAAAGTTCGACGTCGGATTGTAGACCTGACCTGTAACGGGCCCATTTGCAACACCAACTCCAGGCACATTGACGACAAGGGCGTTGACGGTTCCGTCCCCACTGTAGAGGGTCGTTTTTCCCGTACCGTTGTCGCTGATCCACCACGGACCGGTCGGGCTAGCCGCCATCCCCCACGCATTGACCAGGTTCGGGTCGGTATGGCTCGCCGGGCCGGCGGTGTCGGCAACGAGATTGGTCACGACGAACTGGTTCGCGCCGCCAACGGAAACGCTGGAGCCGCCACAGCCGCCCACCGCGATCGCGATGGCGGCAATGAAGATCGCCTGTGATCGGCGAAGGAAGTTCCGGGGCATGGTGTGCATAACTCCTAAGTCGTCGCGACAAGGGACAAAAGTTTGGCGTCGAGCGCCCAATTCTCAAATCAAGGACCATGGTCCCAATTTGCTGGCCGGAACTCATTCCAGGTTATCAACACCAAAGCCTTGGTTGGCACATAAATTGCCTCGACAGGTATGGGCGAATCTGAACTCCAGGCTCGCCGGCGAGGCACCACATGAATCATTCACAAACTTTCCGAGCACTTACGATCGCGAGCTCAGTTCTTCTGGCCGTGGCCGCCAACGCGCAGTCCAGGAGTTCTTTCCAGATTCCAACCTCTCTGTCGGGCGTTAGCGTCGACCGTCTCAACAACACCGATTTCAATGTTTCGCTTGCGACTGGAGCAACCATCAATATCAGCGGCATGAGCGGTCAAATCACCGATATCTTCGGATTCTGGGCTCTCGACGACGACGACGATCTAACCGCCACCGGCTCTCCAATGGATCCTTGGTCGTTCGACGCAAACTACTCTGGCACCGGCGGAATCGTGGGATTCAAAACGAACCCGAATACCGGTATCACGCAGGGCGGTTCGCAGACCTTCCACTTCGACAGCCTGTCGGGAAGCGTCGAAGGATACGGCGTCCACGTCCGAATCGATGGAAGCAACACCATCTACACGGCGGTCGTCAACCCCGTTCCCGAGCCTGCTTCACTAGCCGTCCTGGGCCTAGGCGCCTTAGGGCTCGTCCGACGACGACGACAAAAGGCTTAGGGCCAACAGTCGGGTGATCCGATCGGATCACCCGACGACCTTCTCTTACGGCCTCACCCACCTCCTTTTGCCGCAGTTGGCGGCTTGAGACTCGTAGGTTATACTCGGGACTCGCAGGAAAGGAGACTTGAATGGATCGTAGATTTGTTTTCGGCTTGATTGCCGCGTCGGCAACGACCGTCGCCGTTGTTGGAACAACCACCGCATGCGCCATACCTGGGCACGCGTCCGCCGGACAAACACAGGGCGTGCGCACTGGTCAGGCCGCGCTCGACGACTGGACCGGCGATGCTCCGGGAGTTCGCCGCAAGATCACCGTCGCCGACCTACCTGAACCCTACTCGACGCGAAGCGTCGATAATGGCCCCCATATGGTTCGCCGCCCCGAAGGCGCATGGCCGAAGGTCCCTGAAGGCTTCAAAGTCACCGAATACATGACGGGCCTCAACAATCCGCGCGAAATCGTCACCGCGCCCAACGGCGACCTCTTCATCGCCGAAAGCGGTCCGGGACGAATCCGCATCCTACGTGGCCGGGGTACCGACGGGCGACCGACCACCAACGAGGTCTTTGCATCCGGCCTCCACCAGCCTTTCGGCATCGCTTTCTACCCTCCCGGGCCGAATCCACAGTACGTCTACATCGGCGACACCGACGCCGTCGTACGATACGCTTACCATAACGGCGATCTCCATGCCACAGGCGAAATGGAGCACATTGCCGACCTGCCCGGTGGCGGTCGCCTACGCGGCGGTGGTCACTGGAGCCGCGACGTGCGATTCCGCGCCGACGGCAAAAAGATGTACGTCTCTGTCGGCTCCCTCACCAACGATCACGAGGGCGGGCGAGGCGAAGAAACCCACCGTGCCGACATCCTCGAATTCGATCCCGACGGCAAGAACGAGCGCATTTACGCCTACGGAATCCGGAACGCCGTCGGCCTGGGAATCCACCCCAAAACCCACGAACTCTGGTGTTCCATCAATGAACGCGACGGCCTCGGCGACGACCTCCCGCCCGATTACATCACGCGAGTGAAGGAAGGCGGCTTCTATGGGTGGCCATGGTTCTACATCGGAAACCACCAAGACCCGCGCCATCCCGGCGAGCACCCCGAACTCAAGGATAAGGTGCTCGTGCCCGAGGTCCTCGTCGGCTCGCACCAAGCTTCCCTCTGCATGACTTTCTACACGGGATCCAGCTTCCCCAAGGAGTACGATCTTGAGCCGTTTGCCGCCGAGCACGGCTCGTGGAATCGTGCCAAGCGGGTGGGCTACAAAGTCATTCGCGTGGTCACCAAAGACGGCGCGCCCACCGGAGTCTTCGAAGACTTCATGACCGGCTTCGTGACCGAAGATGGAAACGTATGGGGCCGCCCAGTCGGCGTGGCCGTCGCTCCCGATGGTGCGATGATGGTCTCCGACGACGGCTCTGGCACAATCTGGCGCATCCAA is a window from the Armatimonadota bacterium genome containing:
- a CDS encoding glycosyl hydrolase, which encodes MVIIALTAMMLSHGSLPTPAQMFPLSAVRLLPSPFTKAVEANRKYVLALDADRLLAPFRREAGLKPRKESYGNWESMGLDGHTGGHYLSALADMIASGEDTKDHEMKRRLDYMVDELAECQKASGDGYIGGVPGSKELWAKVAAGHVEAVFDKWVPWYNLHKTFAGLRDAYEVAGNQKARDVLVKYADWACKEISGLSDEQMQRMMTQEHGGMNEVLADVYAITGDERYLTAAKKFSHEAILDPLENHQDKLTGLHANTQIPKVIGFEKIASLDGDEREDSGARFFWDRVTQHRSVAFGGNSVSEHFNDPKDFQGMLEHREGPETCNTYNMLRLTEGLFATDPVAKYADFYERALYNHILASIDPEHPGYVYFTPIRPEHYRVYSTPGESFWCCVGTGMENPGRYGQFIYAKAKDGLYVNLFIPSELKVPGTDLVVRQETKFPDEERTTLTLHMKKPMEYSLILRHPGWVSDEGFVIKVNGKKVDAPSKSSSYIGVRRQWHDGDKVELSLPMRTTVEELPDQSDWYAILHGPIVLVHPSGTEDQTGLHAGAGRGDHIAQGPVVPLDKAPVLITWQKALPTHVVPDPSGGPLHFRLTDVVEPTSKAGLSLVPFFRLQESRYQMYWEVMTSEGFAERQKRLAEEEKAKLAREAATLDSVAVGEQQPEVDHQMKGEGLETGFFNGRRWRHGKVVQYTLNPKGFDKVDLAVTYSGGDNGRTFDIFVNDHLISTQALVGDKPGKFFEVRYPIPAEALAARKDGLVTVRFVAKVWLAGGFYDVRLLKR
- a CDS encoding PEP-CTERM sorting domain-containing protein; the encoded protein is MNHSQTFRALTIASSVLLAVAANAQSRSSFQIPTSLSGVSVDRLNNTDFNVSLATGATINISGMSGQITDIFGFWALDDDDDLTATGSPMDPWSFDANYSGTGGIVGFKTNPNTGITQGGSQTFHFDSLSGSVEGYGVHVRIDGSNTIYTAVVNPVPEPASLAVLGLGALGLVRRRRQKA
- a CDS encoding sorbosone dehydrogenase family protein, with amino-acid sequence MDRRFVFGLIAASATTVAVVGTTTACAIPGHASAGQTQGVRTGQAALDDWTGDAPGVRRKITVADLPEPYSTRSVDNGPHMVRRPEGAWPKVPEGFKVTEYMTGLNNPREIVTAPNGDLFIAESGPGRIRILRGRGTDGRPTTNEVFASGLHQPFGIAFYPPGPNPQYVYIGDTDAVVRYAYHNGDLHATGEMEHIADLPGGGRLRGGGHWSRDVRFRADGKKMYVSVGSLTNDHEGGRGEETHRADILEFDPDGKNERIYAYGIRNAVGLGIHPKTHELWCSINERDGLGDDLPPDYITRVKEGGFYGWPWFYIGNHQDPRHPGEHPELKDKVLVPEVLVGSHQASLCMTFYTGSSFPKEYDLEPFAAEHGSWNRAKRVGYKVIRVVTKDGAPTGVFEDFMTGFVTEDGNVWGRPVGVAVAPDGAMMVSDDGSGTIWRIQHEK
- a CDS encoding TIGR03118 family protein gives rise to the protein MPRNFLRRSQAIFIAAIAIAVGGCGGSSVSVGGANQFVVTNLVADTAGPASHTDPNLVNAWGMAASPTGPWWISDNGTGKTTLYSGDGTVNALVVNVPGVGVANGPVTGQVYNPTSNFLISGVLTTRFIFVTEDGVLSAWNSGTSAVAVNDLSGTGAIYKGLAMSSSGTSLYATNFHSGMVDVFDGSFALVNSFTDPSIPAGYGPFGIQAIGSLIYVSYAKQDANKVDDVKGAGFGYVDVFNEDGTLNKRLVSNGALNAPWGLAKAPSSFGAASNALLVGNFGDGKINAYDATTGNLIATLHDAGGNPIVIDGLWGLSFGNGASAGSTTTLFFTAGPNDESSGLFGSVAVAP